One Lepisosteus oculatus isolate fLepOcu1 chromosome 4, fLepOcu1.hap2, whole genome shotgun sequence genomic window, aatgagaggaagccattcggCCCATCTAACCTGCTTGGTTtttattgatccaaagatcttatTCAGGTGTTTAATTGAAAGAAACTAGGGCATTCAGCTTCAGAAACATGTCTGAGTGCATGTTCCAGACAACCCACAACCCTATAGAAGCATAAATAAATGCCTTCTGTTCTCTTTTGAATCTTTATTCTGTTCTCTCGTTTGGATTTCACAGTTAATTCTGAAGACGTCCATAGTATTCTGAGTGTGTGCTTTAATGCTGCATGGAGGAATGTTTTTTTGCAGTACTTCGGCAAATTGTTTCTATCAGCAGAAAGGAGATTTCTCAAAACACTTCCTGTTTTGCAAGTGTGTGAAAGCTGGCCCAATCAGCGCCTGGGTTCTTTCCTCCTGAATTCTGAAGATCCTCTAGCCTTTAGTGCATTAGACAACTATGTGTGTACGTGCCTGGAAGAAAGTCAAATGGCTGTTAAAAGAATGGAGACTGTAAATCATTTGGGAATGAAGAAATTTAAAGACACACCACTCTTTATTGTTTGGTTAACAGCACAAAAAGCAATATGCAGGATGTACTGGGCATAATTTATGTGTCAGCTTGTGATAGGAAAACTAAGTCTAGATATAACTAACCTTGATATTAATGAGCTACTCTAAATATAGTACGTTTTGGATTTGCTTGCTGCCTTAATCATataaagattatttttcttGGTGCAGAGGAAGGTGCAAACAGTTGTTGCAGAAGATCGTCAGAATCTGATCAAATGAGAAGGCTTAATAATAACCTGTGTAGCAAATGTAAATCTGTGGTTTCTCCAATGTGTTCCAGTTGTATTTTACAAGCTTGTAGGGTGCTGTTCCGGATTAGTTCTAGTAGTCACAAAATAGCAGAAGAATGGTTAACAAAGGATAAGATACAATATTATCAAACTCTCAAACCAGCTGTCTTGTGTGTCAGATatgaatttaaatataaatataatacacaTTAAGAATACTGGTAAGTTTGGCGGATGGAGAAGCACagcatattattattacaggtgggtagctgagtcagcatgcgtaggctgcaaaggaacaagtaataggtttattccatgctgaaaaaaagaagaaagagaacacaacgtttcggcagtggagccttcttcaggtgtcaatatcttataataatattactattattataagGTATTGTAATTAAAGTGCAGCTTCTGAATACAAGACAAATCCGTAactaaattgtattattatcCTGGAATCaacactgaaatgtaaaatggcAAACAGCTATGTTCAGACAAGTGAACTATGTCTGAAGTTGTGGTACAGGGGGGATTTCTGAGTCTTGATTTTGTTACTAAACACTGATTGATATTTACTTACTGCACTCTACCCTGATAATcctattttaataatataacaaCAACCAATTAAATCACAGTTTTTTTCCAGGAGCATTTTTTACTCACTTGGAGCtaatactaaattaattaaactaataCTGGAATTTTTCTCTCTATGATCCTGCTTGTTACGAATCTTGCCAGCTCCTGTCAACACCAGTCATGTTGCATTCAAAATCTTGCCAACACATTATTAACACATTACTTTCTAAATGATAACACGCACACCTGGTGTGTTCAGAGTGCAACTAAAGATTTCTGTAAGTCTGTTTGTGGACTACCCATTCTTTGCTGCTTTACAAATGGTAGGAGATTGAAAGACCATTAAAAAGTTTTCAATACAGAATCAGAACCAGAAACCTTTATTCACCAAGTACAAAATATACAAGGAATTTTTCTGGTGAAGGTGTCAACATAAattccaataaaataaaagaaaaaacctACAGATCAAAACAAATCTCAGTGATATGTGCCATTTaaaattttttatatatatacagttcaataataaaatgtacaatgCGTATCgcatatatttacaaaaaatatcagtGGCATGtgccattaaataaaaatgtacaactttTCACAGAGAAGGAAATTAAGAAGTGTCCTTGTTTATGAGAGTTATAGCCTGGGGAAAGAAGCTATACAGGTGTCGGTTCGTCCCAGTTTTTAGGGCTCTCACTCTCCACTGAGAGGGAAACAAAATACCCCTTGCTCTTTGTGAATGTGAAATTGACCCCTCCTCATTTTAAAAAGGACTTTCCATAAAAATGGACCAAAATTAATGTTAAAGAGGTTGGTTGTACGAGATTTGCataactgaaattaaaaagtgGTGGAAAACCAGATGTTAAATTATGTTACAATAAGGACAGAAAATGCAGGTTTGTGAACATCATGGCCAGCACGAGCAATAAATATCCAGCCTGAAAACACCTGTAGGAGACGTTTGTGTTGTCTTTCATATACTGTGcaaaagatactgtacacatcTGTTTATTTAACACATAAAAGACCTTCAGGTTTCAGGTCAGGTTCAAAGTTTCATCACTAGTTCAAGCATCTGATAGGCCATCAAGAATAAGAATATCTGACGTGAACTGAGCGAGATGGCAACAACTGCATTCCGCTCTGCTGGTGTCCTTCTAAGTATGAAGAAAGGGCTGTTTCAAACATCTCACATGTTCAGCAGGGGCCGGTCCCCAGACTCCTCTCATCTAGACTTGTGACACACAGCCTCTTATCTTCCAGGAATCCTAATGCTGTCCAGATTTGTGCTTACTATTTACTCTTGAATGCTTTTAAGAGATAATGTACCTCCTTTCTGTTTGCATTCTTTATGACACATTTGATACCACCAGTGTTTTAAAATGGGTTTGTTTCATGAAACAGGCTGTATTCTGTATTCAGAGCTCTcgtgtcttttttttattttttgattatGTTTGAAGATTGTACATACAGTGTGCAAGGTGTGGCCATATAATGTGTGTAACTATATTGGAAGctctgtgaaaaacaaaacactgtctAACAAAACAGTTATTATATACCAAATATGGTTATGTTCTAATAACCCACAACAGATTTTTATGGTCATCTGAAGGCTGTAGTTATCAAAATTAAAGCCTTTATTTGAATAGCGAACTGCTCAGCCTTGGAATGATAAGGTATACACTACTGATTACATTGTTTCCGATCTTCATTTGTAAGTCACTACTGTTCTTTGCAGCCAAAGGTTTAAGGAAAATAGCTTTAAAGATCATTTGATGgtaaagattattttttcttgcataAAACTAAAAGTTTATTTGTAACTCTCCCTAAATTTAATGACATTTCTCAGACCTGGTATTACTGAATTTCATTTCCTTGTTACTGCAATTTACAGTCTGTTCCTCTTAAGGCAAGAAGTTACACTTTCACCCAGTGGAGCCACATTGAACTCTAGTCACAGTGGCTGAGGGTAGTAGTGCTCTGGCTTTGTGAGGAATCTGTGATCTGCAGCAGACACATTTGCCAGTGGGAAGAGAGGAAATATGTGTTGATTTCCTCTTTATTGTCCTCAGAGCAATAAAGCTAAATTACTACTATTATTTATAGGTTCCAGTCCATTGTGCATTTAAATGGCAGACCCTTATTGTTTGTTCCCTGGCTGGGAATCAAGTAAACACAGAGGTGTATTATGAGAGAATTATTGTAATCTGCATGCATATTATGCATGAATTCTtcagactttattgatccatAGCTGGATCTTCGGCTATTCTCACACCACTTGCTCCGACATTTATTTTAGCTTCTTATACAAAGTCTGCTTCTTTTAGTCTCTTGGGGCCTATGACATTATTTCTTCAGACCAGTTATAACTGATTCTTTTTGCTGTGTGTCAGCCTCTTCCCTCTGATAAAGGTTTCCCTTTCATTTCTgccttatttcttattttttccgaTCACCTATAATTCTACGCTCCTTGGTATTTTCTGCAATTACaattatttctgtatattttttgtattcagAGTCCAGGTTTTACGTTGGCAAGAAAATTCATTCAGCTCACTTTCCTTTTAAGGTAGATGGGCATTTTCTGCTTTAGGATATAATATAGCAAACCGCTGAATGGAGGGTATTTAGCCCTTCTTCCTAACACAGTGATTGTGATGTAGGAAGAGAGGCAGGAGACTGCAACTGCGGCATGGGTGTTCTAGTCACTGAGAGGAGGCTGAGGAAGGAGGGCGTAGAGAGAAGTAATGGGTACTGCATCACAGATTGGGGTGGCATGAAAAGAGAGTGGTAAAGGGGAAAGAGTCCCCCTTTTatagagggagggagaggggaagGGAGCTTGCCAAAGGGGGAAAGAGGTCAAGGTTAAGAGGCTCCTTGAGATACAGTACCGCTACCGGAGCAGCATACTACACTATCAAATGGCCTTACACATTATACAGAAATACTGACAATAAAAAGAAGACATGATAATAAACATTATGGACAGTCGTGATTTTCACATACAGACTGAGGCATGCCGATATACATCTTGATTTGTGTTTGATAAATTATTTTCCACcccttttgttaaaattaataaGAATGCTGAAATCTGtaacatctatccatccattatcagataGCTGCTTATCCCTGGCAGGGGCTGGGGCAGCCCAGAGCCTAGCCTGGAAAGATAGGGAACACAGTGGAACaatatcctggacaggacaccagtcgcTGTGTCATCTTCTCCTTCACAGTGGTTATTGAAGAACAGGTTTAAACCGGACAATCTCAGGGCAAAATCTTCTTCAGAGGGCTTGATTAATCTGTTACCGCAAGAGCACGCAAAGATTTCACCTTTCACCATCCCTGCCAGTTTCATGCATGATTCAGCAACACCCTAAACATGCCTACCTACCAGAACCTTCCATGATAAATACGGAAATTCCTATTAACATTTTGTGCATATACTAATGactttagtacagtatatgcacaaaATGTATAGCTttgcagatactgtaggtaGTTAATATTGGCAGGGAGGGGTAAAGCTATGTGCAGAAATTCAAGAACTTCTTAAACCTTTAGAGTTAGAAGcaataattaaaactaaaattaagAGGAATATAGCTAATGACCTCCTATTACATACATACAATCCTCAATCAATGCATCTTATAAATTAGTCTCATGCTAAAAAGACCCAGTCATCTTCTGAGTCACAGTTAGGTTCTCAAGCTCACAATATGCCTGAAaagaacaatacaaaaaaaatataagaagaaaaatataaaacgtGAAGTTTGAAAAGGCATCATTCTCACTTTGCTGAATTCTGCTTCTAACCTTTCAGTGGGGTTACGCCCTGTTGTTTTGTCATTGATGATCAGAAGGAATTTGATGTGACTCATATTTAATGCTGTATTTTTTTGCTCATTTATAGTAAGCTCAGTTTTATCTATCTATCTGTCTCTATCTTTACACATTCAGACTATCTTTACAGTCTGCAGACACTATCCATACAACATTCATTTAACCTatatatgctactgtatatgagtgAACTTTGCTGACCTGTCACAGAAAGAGTTTCAATCATTCAGACAGATTGCAATAATATGCAATAAATATATTAGTCAATTCCCAACCTAAATATGACTCACATCCTCTGACAGGTGTGAATACCGCATTTGCGTAAATCCCAGACTGTCACAATAAGCACTGAGTTCAAAGACAGACATGAACCATTCATGGTACAGACATTTCTAGCGGTGTTAATGTAGCTtgtattttaaatctgtttttgtaCTATAAAATCAAAACCTCTGAAGAGACTTAGGTAGGTAATATTCTCCTGTCAGTGTCAGGGAACTAAACAACCTTCAAAATGCtgatggtctttttttcccctttattttttgtaaatagaaatatacagaaaagaGTCAAGTATCATTGCAGTGAGAGAAGAACAATCATGAACCACACAACTTTATTTGatccaaaatactgtatgtgtttctcCTTCACAACACGACcaattattatatactgtatataaagaaaaTAACTGTGTATGTATCTATGCAATGGTCTGTATGACGTTTTTAGTcatttagtattttatttagttttaacaTTTAAGATTTTGGGGGCAGAAAAAGACATGACATTGTGCTGTAGCTTGTCTAAACCGGACATCTTCACAAAGTTCTAAATCAGGGTTTATCAGTGAACCACAAGCCAGAGGGCACCAGTAGAAACTGAGAGGGAGAGCGTTTTCGACTGATTACAGGTGGCACTTCTCTACACAAAGGTTTGTTGAAGCAGCTGTCATTGTTTCTTTCAAGCAATAGCTGCATGAGCTCCTTGGATCACTTAGCAACTAAAAAGTAAACACTTTATACAGCACACATTATTTATTGTACATCACCGTGGATAAAACCTTCTTATTTGGAATGTGTCTTAAAGATCGCAACAGATTAGCAGTTACTACCCAGACAGGGTATTTAGCCAGAACGACTCTGTTACAGTTCGCAGAGTCTGCTCACCAGATACTGTACACTACTTCCACACATACACATCATGCAATTGAGATGCTTGACgatgtaacttttaaaatattacatttttcctttgttttgacATGTGCAATGACAGTATTCAGGGAAGAATGCAGCAGATTCAGAACGGAGCggtccttttattttaaaaaaatcactggtATATTTACATATGGGTAACCTCTGAACtacatggagagagagagagttctgttctcagacaaaaataaaccaaatcAAATTTAATGAAATAGTAGTTAAGCTACAGTAACATAGCTACGATGTTTCATGAGTTCATATCTGTTCGGCTGCACAGGACAGTGAAAGTGTTTAACCTGACCTTGCTCCAGGCATTGTACAGTTAGCGTGTTTGATACAGAAGCTTTGTCTATATAAACAAATAGAAATTCCAGCAACACAAAACTTCATTTATTCATAgacagttatatacagtactgtatgtttacctACTTTTAAACAGATGTCTGAAATCCCTTTTAAAATAACCCCAAAATGTGTTATTCAAGGCCaatgttttttactgtaaatccTAGGTATAAAATATAAACCACGGACAGAAATATGATCTCTTAATATTACCTCATAAATTcataatatttgcaggaaatactgtatagcAAAACTTGATAAAAAAACTTGAGAATTCACATCGAAGCGCTTCCTTTTGAGATACTGTAACCAATCACTATCATTTTGGTTTTCAGTACTATAACATTAGTTataaattgttttataaactgAAATGTTCCTCAACCGAATGCCAGCTATTATgcatcacaaaaaaataataaggtGCAAGTCTTTAATAAAGAGCAAATATAACGTaaccattattttatttatatgtaaACGGATTTCCCTTTAATCAAAACAAATCTAAGCTTTATTACAAAACTAGATTCACATTCAGATTTGGAATTTCGCTCCAACCACAAAACGCGAagagtaattaaattaaataactaaaagtgaaaaacatttcCCTACTGTTGTTCAGCCTCGCCACCGCAGGACCTTACATAAATTCCATAAAACAACGGAAATACGTGGAGAATATTGAGATCTACGTGCGCAATGGTTTATCTAGGGAATGACAGGTCTATTTTAAGGGAAAGACGCGGTCACGACCGGCAGGAGCCCTTCCAGAAGAAGTCATCAAGACAGAACCGCTATCAGCCTCCCTTTCTCTGGCAGGGAGAGTGGAGACCGTGAAGCCCCTCTCTTGTTTTCGTGCGTCACGTCAGCGCAGCCGAGCTGCGCCCCGATTGGAGGAGCTGTCGCAGCGCTGCGCTCCCATTGGCTATTTGCGGGCTGCACGTGAAGAGAGGAGCAGCGAGGCTCTGATATGCTGTTGGGTCTCGCCGAGCTGAGTGCCAGTGGGGTTGAGCTGTGCGACGGAGAGGGGGGCGTGTTGATCCATGTTACTTTCCACGctggtctttttctttttttttttaaagaagaaaatataaCTGTTAAATAAAGGCATCCGATTTCGTAGCTGCAACCACTTCATGCATTGGAGTTTAGGCTGTTGTAACACCTTCCGATGAATTGCACCAGGTAGGAAAGTTAACTGCGACACCGCCTTACGTTTTTGACATGGAGATAGCCGACTAACGGTAGGTGCAGATGTTGTATGTTTCTATGATACACAGAGAAAAAAGACGAAATTGCTTAATGTTTACACTTCTCGAACGTCCTTTCAACTGTAGCTTTATAGAATATTACGTGGCAATGCACTTAACACTTTCTTTTCCGGTAACTTCTGGTGTGCAGGGATGTACCAGTAAACCTCAGAAGTCTCCTTAAATGGTCTAGTTTGTGTTAAGCAATGCAGTTTGCGTCTAAAAAAGATTAGTTTAAACCgtgcaaaatattatttatgcAGGTGAGACGACGAAATCAACGGTAACGTAGCTGCACTCGCTCTCGGGTGCTTAGTGAGTAGAAGTTTACAGTGCTTACTATTAAAATAGCACAGGCGGTGTCATTTACGATTGCCTTTATCTTTCTCTTGTAATATTCAGATCTCGGCAGTAAACGATTTTTCTTCCTGACCTTGTCGCTGATATTTTAACATCGCATTGAAAGTTATTTTCTAAGCTATTTACAATGCTTCTAACAGTTCCAGTTATTTCTTTGTATCCTGTTTGTGAAAGGGTTTACATTTATGCTTAAAAAACGTCTTTTAATATCTAGGTAAGTACATTTTATGCCTAAAAAGACGAGTGAGGTCTTCCGTATGTGTAATCAGGGAATACAGAATGTAATGATGAAAATTAAGTAATCTGATAAAATGAAGAACTTTCCTCAAGAATTCTACCAGAGGAGTCTCTCCtgccaacaataaaaaaaacaatctgaaatgtatttttttatttgctctgtAATATTTCCTACATTTTAGAACCCgacatttttttaccttttactttttttttactttcctgcATGCCCTCAGCTATGTCCCTGtgctctaaattaaaaaaaaaaaatattttagttatactttattatactgtagatctcaTGTTGAATGCATTTAAAGCTGCCAATTCTAGGTCCCAGATAATTTTGAAATGGCTGCACCAAGCTGGAActtgttttgtatttctgttgcAGACTGTGCTTCATCtgatacttttttttccatttcttgtcTGTTTAGGGTCCTTCACATCCTGAACCCCAGACCGCTCCCGGGCCCGATCATGCCAGTAGACGTAGCCATGAGGATCTGCCTGGCACATTCCCCTCCGCTGAGGGGCTTCCTGGGCTCTTACGACGACTGCAGAGGGAGAAGCTTGGGGAGCAGATACAAACCGCTGAGACCCTGTATCAGCTCGAAGCAAGAGCCACAGGCAGCCAGCCTGGAGTGGAAGAGTCCCAAGGCCAAGGCCAAAAAGCGCGTGGTGTTCGCGGACTCGAAAGGCCTGGCGCTCACCGCGGTGCACGTGTTCTCGGAGTTCGAAGAGGACGCCATGCAGGAGCTGCAGTTCGATCTGGCCGACCTGGAAGATGCCGCGGCGGGTCTGAAGCTGGGCAAGGAGAGCAGCTTGGCTCTGGATTTCCTGCAGCCCTCCGCTGACTACCTGGATTTCCGGAACCGGCTGAAGAAGAATTTTGTGTGTCTCGAAAATTGCACTCTCCAGGAGAGGTCGCTGGCGGGCACCGTGAAGGTGAGAAACGTAAGTTACGAGAAATCTGTCCACATACGCATTACCTTTGACACGTGGAAAGGCTACACGGACGTCGAGTGTACCTTTCTGAACAATGTTTACGGCTGCTCGGACACCGATACCTTTTCCTTTGTCATTGATCTGCCCGACTACGTGCCCCCTCATGAGCGAGTTGAATTCTGCGTCTCTTTCACAAGCCGAGACCAGACTTACTGGGACAATAATGATGGAAAGAACTATAGGCTGGTCTTCACCGAGTGGAAATGTGATGGTGTTCAGGCCCCTCCTTCTAACCGGAATAAAACTTCGGATTATAAAAGCCATGGCAGTCTGCAGGAGATGGAGTTTGATCAGTTCGGCAGTCCTCGAACATCGAGTGGACTCTTCCCTGAGTGGCAGAGCTGGGGCCAAATCGAGAACACCGCCCCCTATTGGTGACTTCCAGACTCACTTAGAAAAATGCACAGGAGCTCTGATTTCCTTAAGCAGTGCTAGAGCTGTGGGGGAAGAAATGTCTTTAGAAAGCTTGGAGACTAATCATTTATACTCTACATGGGCCCAGAGTCAAAAGTTGGAAGcactgcttttttaaaaggatCTGCTACAGTAGAACAGAGGGACCATCCTAGTCTTTTGCTTCTTCCTTAGATTTGGCAAAGACTGTCTTCAGCATTGTGAGCTTTAGGATGTAAATCCTGGTTAAACACTTTTGCTAATCCAAAAATGGAGAGGTCCAAATGGGAGTGTACATGTGTATATTAtctgtgtgcattttgggatGAGGGTAATGCTACTGACTCAACTTATTATTAAATACAGTGCCTCAGCATTGCGCTCTTAGAATTTCTGTAGTCATGCTTTTCTAATGTGGTTACATCCCAAATCACTTTGGGCAACAGACATAATCATTACAATTAAGAAGTGTGGACAAGCCTTCATGTTTTGTAGATGACATTTATGAAATCAGAATCAGAAATCAGTAATCAGAACTACACGTTGAACACTAAAAAGCATCTGGCTGTGGTACTGATGATTTGTGTAGGGCTCAGAAACACTGCTTGGACAGTGTAGAAAAGATATGATTAAAGTAAGTAACACTTTTTGACATTTAATGTTTAAGTCTCTTCCTTCTGGTCACTTTTCATTGGTTGGAATATGAGCTTTGAGATTTAAATTTACTGTTTATTGCCTCATAGAGGCATGGAGGAGATAAAATGAAGTACTGAAATGTTACTAGCCCTACCAAAATAGTGACTTTTACATTGAAGGATGCAGTTTATTTGTCCATTGTGAATATTTTAGTGTACTTAAATACTTgcttaagttttttttcagatgtcctgaaatttattttcagattcaAATTTAAGATGTTTGATCCCTGATATTCAAATTGAAATGCACTTTTGCAACTCCAGAAATCATAAAGTAATATTACTAGATCACAACACTAGTCTATTAAGACTTGAATTGTATAGACTATGTTGATACTTCAGATATCACTAGCAAAGACAGAAGAAACAGTCtttgagaaaatgaaaaaggtgtgatttttttttacacttcagATTTTTGTGTAGGGAAGtgccttttgctgctgttggaTTCCAAAATGCTGTGTCTTGACAGATCTACGATCAATGCATCCATTTGAACTAAGCCTAAAAATGCACTTCTTAATtagttttattaataattattatagtaATTGCCACcacttgttttatgttttattcacCACCTGAATGTCATGCTGTTCTAAATTCAGTGTTGAACAGTTTGCACTGACTGAAAGAAGAAGCCTTTGAAATCTGTTAATGTGAGAGTGTTTTAACTGGTACAAAGATGAAGTCCTTCATATTGAAGGTGTTTAATGTCACGGTACCTTCCAACTAACTACTTTCAGAAAAGAGATGGTGACTACCCAGTAAACAATTAGGCTAGATATGAGTAACATGTCTTCCTTTCTTGCACATATTGTACATGTCGCCTGTATTTTGTATAACTTTTTTGAAAGATTATACTGCATAAGCAAGTAATACACCTAGTGAGTTTCTTGTCTATATAATATTTTTGCTGCTATGTTCGTTATATGTGCTGCTTTTCTCTGTGCTGCCTTCATGAAGTCCGTGCTGTATGATTTATAGCATATTCTCCTGTGTGACATGGAGGGGTGATATTAGAACTGAGGTGGGATGTTATTTATGAGGTGTCTGAGTAAGTAAAGAATTTGGGAAAGAGTTTGTGGATGAAAAGGCCTGAAGGGAAGTGTGTGATAATGGACCTGTGTTgcctttatttgtgtttttgttttatttcttccgTTTTAAGAAATACAGGTCATTGTTGTTGACAGAGGTGTAGGTGCCTGATTTGTTTTCAGAACGTTTGTGCTGTCTGAgctactgtttttgttttccagaagTGCAATGTCGAGGTGAGTGTTGAGGGGTGAAGCATCGATTGTATGTGTCTGACACCCAAATATTTTTCTACTGTAAAATATTGATGTGACAGAGCTGTTCTATCTCCTATGTTCCTTTTAGAAATAAATTTTTATATTATGTAAGGATCTTGGATATGCTGTTGTGTTTCCATTTAAACTGTCATTAACTGTTAGAATGAGCAGAATCATGAGAAAAGTGAACCCTACATTTTCCATCATGTAAAAAAGGGAGTTTTCTTTCCAAAACAGTTCTTGGATATCTGGAA contains:
- the LOC102684645 gene encoding protein phosphatase 1 regulatory subunit 3C-B isoform X2, producing MPVDVAMRICLAHSPPLRGFLGSYDDCRGRSLGSRYKPLRPCISSKQEPQAASLEWKSPKAKAKKRVVFADSKGLALTAVHVFSEFEEDAMQELQFDLADLEDAAAGLKLGKESSLALDFLQPSADYLDFRNRLKKNFVCLENCTLQERSLAGTVKVRNVSYEKSVHIRITFDTWKGYTDVECTFLNNVYGCSDTDTFSFVIDLPDYVPPHERVEFCVSFTSRDQTYWDNNDGKNYRLVFTEWKCDGVQAPPSNRNKTSDYKSHGSLQEMEFDQFGSPRTSSGLFPEWQSWGQIENTAPYW
- the LOC102684645 gene encoding protein phosphatase 1 regulatory subunit 3C-B isoform X1 — its product is MNCTRVLHILNPRPLPGPIMPVDVAMRICLAHSPPLRGFLGSYDDCRGRSLGSRYKPLRPCISSKQEPQAASLEWKSPKAKAKKRVVFADSKGLALTAVHVFSEFEEDAMQELQFDLADLEDAAAGLKLGKESSLALDFLQPSADYLDFRNRLKKNFVCLENCTLQERSLAGTVKVRNVSYEKSVHIRITFDTWKGYTDVECTFLNNVYGCSDTDTFSFVIDLPDYVPPHERVEFCVSFTSRDQTYWDNNDGKNYRLVFTEWKCDGVQAPPSNRNKTSDYKSHGSLQEMEFDQFGSPRTSSGLFPEWQSWGQIENTAPYW